From Syntrophales bacterium, the proteins below share one genomic window:
- a CDS encoding Ada metal-binding domain-containing protein produces MKKRMRILISITLLVALFLAYLSLAADYKYVGSAKSNKYHYPTCEWALKIKGENLVTFSSARDALEAGYVPCKVCNPPTED; encoded by the coding sequence ATGAAGAAAAGGATGAGAATTTTAATCTCCATCACTCTGTTGGTGGCTCTCTTTTTAGCTTACCTATCTCTGGCGGCGGACTATAAATATGTCGGCTCTGCAAAATCCAACAAATATCACTACCCCACCTGTGAATGGGCACTAAAAATCAAAGGGGAGAATCTGGTGACATTTAGTTCAGCCAGAGATGCCCTGGAAGCTGGATACGTACCCTGTAAGGTCTGCAACCCACCGACTGAAGATTGA
- a CDS encoding AbrB/MazE/SpoVT family DNA-binding domain-containing protein, with the protein MQSVITSKYQTTIPKAIRESIGLSVKDALDWKVERGKIIISPAKLNFLKYRSAIKTGPGDIAGDIEVARNLRVEKYR; encoded by the coding sequence ATGCAATCGGTTATTACGTCGAAGTATCAAACGACCATCCCGAAGGCCATTCGCGAGAGCATAGGTCTTTCCGTTAAGGATGCCTTGGATTGGAAGGTGGAGAGAGGGAAAATCATCATTTCGCCGGCCAAACTGAATTTTCTGAAATATCGGAGCGCAATTAAAACAGGTCCGGGGGACATAGCCGGCGATATTGAGGTGGCGCGTAATCTCCGGGTGGAGAAATACCGGTGA